GCTCGATGCCCGCGGCTTTCAGCGCTGCGCGGTAGCATTCCACCACGATATGGCTGTTATTGATCGTGGCGGGTGGTGCCACCAATCCGATGCGGCGATGCCCTGCCGAAATGAGGAGCGCCATCGCTTCTTCAACCACACGCTCGAAGTCGAGATCGATCCACGCATAGTCCCGCGCGGTCGAGGTGCGCCCGAGCGCGACGAACGGGATGTTCCGGTCGAGCAGGAAGGCGATCCGCTGATCGTCATACTGGGTGGCGGACAGCAGCCACCCGTCGACCGTCCCGCGCGAAACATGCCGACGAAGAAAGGTCAGCCCATCCTCGCCCTTGCGCGCGAGCAACACGATCAGATCGAGATCATGCGCGCTCAAACCGCTTTGCACGCCTTCCAGGAGAGCCATGAAGAACGGGTCGCCGTGAATCGCGCTGTCATGCTCGAGCGTCAACATGAAGCCGATCGTGCCTGTACGTCCGCTGCGGAGCGTACGCCCCGACTGATTCGGCGTGTAGCCAAGCGTTGCAGCGGCCTCGATAACCCGTTGGCGGGTTGCCGGGCTGACGTCCTTGCGATCGTTCAGCGCGCGCGACACCGTGCCGATCGATAAGCCGAGATGGCTGGCAAGAGTGCGGATATCCATGTCCCCTGATTGCGGGAGGCGGCGGTTATGGCAAGCCCCCTTGACAATCCAGCCCCATCACGCGACTAACCGTAAACGTTTACGGGTCCATGAGGAACCGCCGGTGACGGCACGAGAGAGGATTGTTGATTTCCACTGAGAAGTGACCCGGGTTTTCCATCGAGAAGTGACCCGTCTGCGGATTATGTTTCGGGTGTCATGGGCGGGTCAACCCGTGGTTTTCTCCTTTCGGTTCTGATCTGCTTGGCAGAGCTGTTTTTGAAGCGGAAGCTATCGTTGCCGGTCTCCAGGATGTGGCAATGATGGGTAAGCCGATCGAGAAGCGCCGTGGTCATTTTGGCGTCGCCGAACACGGTGGCCCATTCGCTGAAGCTGAGGTTTGTGGTGATGATGACGCTGGTGCGCTCGTAGAGTTTGCTCAGCAGATGGAAGAGCAGCGCGCCCCCTGAAGCACTGAACGGCAGATATCCAAGCTCATCCAGGATAACGAGATCAGAGTGCAGGAGGCGATTGGCGATCTGACCGGCCTTGCCCTGTGCTTTTTCCTGCTCGAGCGCATTGACCAGTTCGACCGTCGAGAAGAAGCGGACGCGCTTTCGATGATGTTCGATGGCCTGGATGCCCAGCGCCGTTGCCACATGGCTCTTGCCGGTGCCAGGACCGCCGACCAGCACGATATTGTCGGCGATGTCGATGAAGTCGCAGCGATGCAACTGACGCACCAGAGCTTCATTGACCTCGCTACTGGTAAAGTCGAAGCCGGCCAGATCGCGATAGACAGGGAAGCGCGCGATCTTAAGCTGATAGGCCACAGATCGAACCTCCCGTTCTGCTGTCTCGGCTTTGAGCAACTGGGAGAGGATCGGAATGGCGGCTTCGAAGGCTGGAGATCCCTGTTCCATGAGATCGGTGACGGCCTGCGCCATGCCATGCATCTTGAGGCTGCGGAGCATGACGACGATGGCGCCGCTGGCAGGGTCATGACGCATGACGCTTCTCCTTGCGCAGATCATCATAGCGTTCGACATTGGCCATCGGCTCGCTGACCAGCTTGAGCGCCTGGGGCGCCGTCACCGGCGGCGTGGAGATCGGTTTTCCGTCGACCAGCCTGTAGAGCAGATTGAGGATATGGGTCTTGGTCGGAACGCCAGCCTCCAGCGCCATGGTGACCGCCGTCAACACCAGTTGCTCATTATGATGAAGAACCAGCGCCAGTATTTCGACCATTTCCCTGTCGCCGCCAGGATTGCGCAACAGATGTCGCTGCAGACGCTGGAACGCATCGGGTAGCTCAAGGAAGGGCGCACCGTTGCGCAGGGCGCCGGGCTTGCGCTGCACGACCGCCAGATAATGGCGCCAGTCATAAACCGTATGACCTGGACCGTCGTGAGAGCGGTTGATGATGCGCTGATGCGTGCAGATTGGCTGTCCCTCGGCGACGACCTGGAAGCGATCAGGATAGACGCGCAGGCTGACAGTGCGATTGGCGAAAGAGGCCGGTACGCTGTAGCGATTGCGCTCAAAGTGGATGAGGCAGGTCGGCGATACCCGTTTGCGATATTCCACAAAACCATCGAAGGGCCTGCCCGCAACCATCAGACACTCAGATTCATCGGCCCAGGCATTGGCAACCGATCCGGGTTCGATCCCGTGAGGGATGTCCTCCCATAACGCCTTGCAGCGCTCCTCCAGCCACAGGTTCAGCGCATCAAGGCTCTCGGCCTGCGGCGTTGGTTGCCACAGACGGTGCCGCGCATCCTGGACATTCTTCTCGACCTGCCCCTTTTCCCATCCCGCAGCCGGGTTACAGAACTCAGCTTCGAACAGATAGTGGCTGACCATCGTCAGGAAGCGTGCGTTGACGGTGCGTTTCTTGCCACGCCCGACCTTGTCGACGGCAGTGCGCATATTGTCATAGATACCCCGGCGCGGCACGCCGCCCAGCACGCGGAAGGCGTGATTATGGGCGTCGAACAGCATCTCATGGGTTTGCAGAAGGTAGGCACGCACGATGAATGCCCGGCTGTAACTGAGCTTGAAATGCGCGACCTGCAGCTTGGTCCGAACCCCGGCGATGATTGCCCAGTCCTCGCTCCAATCAAACTGAAAAGCTTCCCCCGGCGCGAACGATAGGGGCACGAATGTCCCACGCCCGCCAATCTGTTGCTGGCGCCGATAATCTTCGCGCCAGTCCCGAGCAAAAGCGGCAACCCGGTTGTAGGATCCTTCATAGCCCAGGCTCACCAGATCGGCGTGAAACTGCTTGATCGTGCGCTTCTGCTTGCGCGATCGGCCCATCTCGCGCCGCAGCCAGGCCGCCAGATGCTCAGCAAATGGGTCCAGTTTGCTTGGTCGATCGGGCACCTTGAACCGCGGATCGATCGTCTCGGACCGCAAATATTTGCGGATCGTGTTGCGTGATAGTCCGGTGCGCCGCGCTATCTCCCGGATCGGTAGATGATCGCGAAAATGCCAGCGCCGGATAACGCTTAATAACGCCATGTCCAACACTCCATATACCCTCGCTTGTCAAAGCCAGGGACGAGTTCAACATGGGTCAATTCTCAGTGGAAATTTACGCCCTACCCGGGTCACTTCTCAGTGGAAATCAACAGTCGAATGCGATAAAGTTTAAACTACCCGTTCTCATGCAGTGAAGCGTCCCGGGTTTTCTGGAGGCTGTGCAGTTTGACTCAGGCAGCCATATCGAGGGTCTCAATGGCCGCATAGTAGTTAGCTTCGGCCTCGGCGGGTGGGATGTAGCCGAGCGGGCCGAAAAGGCGATGGTTGTTGTACCAGTCGACCCAGCTCAGCGTCGCCATTTCCACCGCCGATGCGCTTGGCCAGGACCGCTGGCGCCAGATGACCTCGGCCTTGTAAAGGCCATTGATCGTCTCGGCCAAAGCATTGTCGTAACTGTCGCCGACGCTGCCGACCGAGGGCACGAGGTTGGCCTCCGCCAGGCGCTGGGTGTAGTTCATGGCGAGGTATTGCACGCCCCTGTCGCTGTGGTGGATCAAGCCGTCATCCGGGCCGGGTCTGCGCGCATGGATCGCCTGCTCAAGGGCATCCAGAACGAACCCGGCCGTGGCTGAAGTACTGACCTTCCAGCCCACGATGCGCCGCGCATAGGCATCGATCACGAAGGCCACGTAAACGAACCCTGCCCAGGTGTGGACATAGGTGAAATCGACTACCCACAGGGCGTTCGGCCGGTCCACACGAAACTCCCGGTTCACCTTGTCGAGCGGGCATGGCGCCTTGGGATTGCTGACGGTCGTGGTCGTCTTCTTCCCTCGACGAATACCGGCCAGCCGCATGCTACGCATCAGTCGCTCGACCGTGCACTTGGCGACATCAAGGCCCTCGCGCCGCAACTGATGCCAGACCTTGCGCGAGCCGTAGAGTCCGAAGCTGGCCTCGTGAACGCGCCGGATCTGCTCGCACATGTCGTCATCCCGGCGCGCACGGGCGGAACGCTTCGCCGGATCGGCAAGACGGGCCGCGTGTTCGTGATAGGAGGACGGGGCGATCGCCAGTTCGCGGCAGATCGGCTCGATACCCAGGTCCTCGCGATGGACGTCGATGAACGACATCATCATCTCTCGCGGCGGTCGAGCTCCGCCATCGCAAAATATGCCGACGCCTTGCGAAGGATCTCGTTGGCTCGACGGAGCTCCTTGACCTCGCGCTCCAGCAGCTTGAGCCGGGCCTTATCATCAACACCCTGCGCCGCTGGTGCCGCCCGTCGGCCTGCCTCCGTGCGGCACCAGCGGCGCAGCGTCTCGGCCGTGCAGCCGATCTTCGAGGCAATCGAACTCATCGCCTCCCATTCCGAGCCGTAATCCGCACGGTGCTCGCCAACCATTCGCACCGCTCGATCACGGACCTCAGGCGAAAATCTGTTTCCCATCTTGCTCATACCGGATGCTCCTTCTCACAGTTCGGAGCCTCCGGAAAACCCGGGACGCTTCACAGCCCCGCCGAAAGTATAGTTGAGATATTTCAATTTATTGGCGAATTATAATATCTCGTATAGGTCATCTTCGGACAAGCCTTTCGCTACTGTGGAGAGTTAAGGTCGAATTCGACCTTGGCATCGCAATCTGCTATCAGTTGTCCATCCTTGCAGATCAGCTCCGCAACGTGGATGATGGTCCGCTGCCCCAATAGGAATCCGTAACCGCTTCCGGCTCGCAGCTTTGGTGTACGAAGTAGTGATACTGTCAGTTTGATGCGAATTCGTCTCCGCGGATGTTCTTCGGGCGAGAAGGGCAGGCGATATGCCATGAGAGATTGCCACTCGATCTCGGTGGCTAAGCATCTTTCCTTGTAAGTTTTTCGGTCAATCGGCTGGTGCTCGAGAGAGATGATTGTGAAAGCTCGCATGGACGGAAGTGAATTTTTGCGGGGCCTTCATCTGCCGATCGCGGATACCCAATTTTTCGAGAGCGGCGCCCCATGATTGCATCAGGGGCCAAATCTCCCTGCCCAGTTGATCGCATTTGCAAGGATGCGGTGGTAATTCGGGTCGTCGTAGCTTTCAGGCGAATGCCCCAGCGCAGAGTAGAAGACGCGCCCTTTCGCCGCGGGATTGATCCAGATCACCGGATGATTGCCCATCATCAGCTTGGCGCCAGGGCGGTAGCTGGCTTCGTCGATCCGCGCGAGCGCCGTCATGCCACGCATTTCGGGGTTTGCATCGAACGAATACCACTCATCGACGGGTGTCCAGGGCAGGGTCACGCCAGCCATGATCGGATGCCGTGGCTGATCAATAATGACACGCGCGGATTGAAACTGATCTTTGTCGCCGGGATGCCCGATGAATTTGGTCCCGATGATCGTCTTGGTGTACCAAGGTGCCGTATGGCTATTGTCCCCCGCGGCATGCAGCGCGACCACGCCACCCCCGCGCGCAACGAAGCGAGCGAAAGCTGACTGCTGTTCCTGGGTCAGGAAATCGCCGCTTGCGCTGTTGAGGACGACGACTGAAAAATGACGTAGTTGCTCGTCGTTGAAGATCGCCGCGTTTTCGGTGGTGTAGCTGGCACGCCCCAAACTCTTGGCTATGTCGGCGAGCACCGCATTTGAATGCGGTATATGCTCAATATGCCTCCAACCATTGGTCTTGGAAACGATCAGGACTGCCCGATCGAGGTTTTTCGGGAGCGTGGGGGCGACCGTATCGTAGATGGCGGTCGGTAGATGAGGGTTGGGCGCAGCCTGGGCCGTGACCAATAGCGCGATAATCGCCAGCACTCTATACATGATGCATCCTCTCCCACGCTCGCTCATATTGAAGCCCGGCGCCGTACGTGTAAAAAAGCGTGATTGGCCGCTGATTTGTGTCGTCTGCGCCAGCGGCCGTGGATCTGATGGCAGCAGATGAAACGGACCGAGTGGCGCGCCCGATCAGATCACGCCCGCCTTCATCTGATTGACGGCATGGTCGGCAGCGCGCGCGGTCATCGCCATGAATGTGAGCGACGGATTGACGCAGGAGACCGAGGCCATCTGGGCGCCATCGGTAACGAACAGATTGGGCGCATCGTGCGCCTGGTTCCATCTGTTCAGCACCGACGTGCCGGGATCGTTCCCCATGCGTGCGCCGCCCATCTCATGGATCGCCTCGCCGGGAACGTGCTTGCCGCGACCGCCGGACACGTTCGTCAACCCCGCCTTGCGAAGCATCAGCACGCCCTGTTCCAACGCATCGTCCATCATCTTGATTTCGTTGTCGCGGAAGCGGACGTCGAAGCGCAGCAGGGGCGTGCCGAAGCGATCGGTCTTGCTATGGTTCAGCATGACGCGATTATCTTCATAAGGCAGGCATTCCCCGAACGCGCCCATCGAAAATCGCCAGGGGCCATATTCGCGCATGCCATGTTTCATCGATGCGCCGAACCCCTCAGGCGCGGAGGCCTGACGACTCGCACCGCCCTGATAGCCATAGCCGCGCTTGAAGGGCAGATCCTCCATTTCGAGATTGCGGAAGCGCGGAACGTAGACGCCGCCGGGTCGCCGGCCATATTCAACAAATTCGCTCATGCCCGGAATGTCGCCCGAGACGCCGACGCGAAAGATATGATCCATCACGGCGCTCCCGAGCGCGCCGTTGGAATGGAAGTAGCTGCGTTCGCTGCCTGCAGGTCGCGAGTTCAGCAGGACATGGAGCGAACTCATCGCCGAAGCGCACAGGAACACCATCCGCGCCTGAACGACTTCCTCCTGACCGGTGTTGGCATCGACCATTCGGACGCCCGTGACGCGCTTACGGGCCGGGTCATATTCCAGGTTGGTGACCCAACTGTCCGAACGGAGCGTCAGCCGTCCCGTCGCGCGAGCGGCGGGCAGCGTCACCGCCTGCGTCGAGAAATAGGCGCCGAAGCCACAGCCACGGTCACATTGCGCGCGCTTCTGACAGCGTGAGCGGTTCTGTTCGGGTTTGTCCTCGGTGATGTTGCTCAGCCGAGCATTGATCAGCTTGCGGCCGGGAAATTCGCTCTCCAGCCGCTCCTTCATCCACTTTTCAGCGATATTCATCGGGAAAGGCGGCATGAATTCACTGTCGGGGAGATACGGCAAATTCTCCCGACCGCCCGATACCCCGATATAGTTTTCGACATAGCTGTACCAGGGCGCGACATCCTCGTAGCGGATCGGCCAATCGGTGCCTACGCCCTCGCGCTTGTTGGCCTCGAAGTCGGCCGGGCTCCAGCGAAAGCTCCACCGCCCCCAGGTCAACGACTTGCCGCCGACCACCGATGGACGGACCCAATTGAATTTGTTGGGCGCGTCATAGTCATAGGGGTTGAGCCGATCGTTGATGAAGAACGGCTGGGTGGCAGGCGAAACCCAGCCGTTGAGCGCGAAATAATCCCTTTTGGCAAGCGCGGCCGGCATCCTGCCGCGCGCCGGGATGTCGTAGGCCGACTTGCCGTCGAACGGATAGTCCTCCCCATGTTCGACCATCCGGCCGCGATCGACCATCAGGACACGAAGCCCCTTTTCCGTCAGTTCCTTCGCGGCCCAGCCGCCGCTCACGCCTGAGCCGATTACGATTGCGTCAAAACGATCTGTTGCTGCCATGGATAATGCCTGCCCGATGAGTGCCGGAAATTGATGAGGTCGAGGGTCGAGGGCGACAGCCCGCTATGACGAGAAGATCCTTTTGACCTTCGCATAGGGATAGGCACCATCATAATCGCCGGGGACGGGCAGATAGTGCCGCTCCTGCGTGATACCTATTTCAGAGGTATAATAGCCGGTAATTACAAGCTGCCGGAACGCCTGGAAAAATGGGGCAGCGCCGGGCAGTTCGCCATTCATCGCCAGCCTCAGCAAGGCATCTTGCTGCGCGGCCGAAGCCTTCACTGCCGTTGTCCTGTAGTCGGCCATGCTGCGCGCATCGATCGCGGCAAGGCCGTCGATGATCGTCGCGCGATCATCATCAACTGCCCAGTCTCCGAGCATATGCTCAATATATTCCGGCACTCCGGCCGCAATCGCGCCGGGCGTGTCCGTGGTGGGCAGGATGCGCTCACTCAGGGCTGCGACCAGCGCTCGCTGTGCGGGCGTGAACACGATCTCCGGTGGCCCGGTATTGATCTTCGGGTTCGGCTGATATTCGACGGCTCGCGCCAGCGGGGCGAACAAATTCGCGCCAAAGATGGCTACCACACCGGCAAGGGCAGTTCTGCGATCGATCAACGCACGCCTCCCTGCAAATTCTCGACGGTGGAACGGGTCTGGAACACTTCCACAAAATGAAAGGCGGTGCCTGCAGATGTGGCGCGCACGTATGTTAGCGCTACCAATTTATCGCGCGCGAACGTTACCCCGGAATGCCCTGCAGTCATTCACCCCTCCAAACTATTTTAGCTTACAACCGAGTTATTCACACGTTGATGAAACAGTCAATGCCTACGAAACGCGAAGGACGGGCATAGTGGGGTGGTAAAACCGGCAGCCGCAGCCGGCGCTCCCGAAGAGTTCTGGCCATTTCTGACCTCGATTGTCGCTCGTCTTGCCCAGACTGCACGCTAGGACGATGGCGACCTAGCCCACTCGGCGCTATGGCTCGCCGATGACATGGCTATCCGGGGGGGCGAGCACAACTGTCATCCCAGATTGGCGCGCGCCGGCTGTACAGGCGGCGCCGCGCACCGATGATCCTTCACCGGTTGTTCTAACGGGCAGGCGCTGTCGTCTGGGGCAGGACCATAGGAATAATCGGATGAGACCAGCTGAATGTCTCCCTCATTCCCACTCGATTGTTCACGACCCCATAACCAATTGTTTTATTTGAGGAAAAATATTTTTCAGCCCAGTCTTACCGATCGCTAGGACTGCAAAAAGCTTCCCTTTTGATTTCAAACGGAAAATCCCGCCATTTGCTGAAACCTCACTTTCAGGGACAATCGACAGTGGCGCGGAGCCGGTTCCTGAAGTCGACTGCTTGGTACCGCAATCAATGCTGGTCCGTTTTTACCGTCACCGGCGGGAATTCACAACCGGGAGTGCCCCAAAAAGGTGGCGCCAGACGTTCGAGAGCGGCGCCATCATTGGCGGCGACGACCCGACCGATGAAACTCGCGCTGCGGCGGAGATCCGACAAGATCGAGCGGCTGCTGGCGCGGGGAGCTGCGAGGCTGGAAACGATGCGGCTTACCGCCTGACGGCGCGCACGTGTTGATTGATGCTATTATTCCTTCGGCAACGCACCCGCAGACAGCCGCGGCGCGCTGTCGCTATCAATGATCACCACTCCCACAAACTGATCGAGAGGTCGCCGGAACAATAAACATTGACTCATGTTATGATATATCCTTACCAGACCTCGGCTGCTGCATCGCAACAGACTGCTTTTGCCGAGGGGGTAGAATTGAAGCACGGACTCAAGGGGAACATCGCGCGCAAGCAGCATTCGCGTCTGAAACTTTTGGCTCTCTGCGCATCCTTGCCGTTCGTCTGGCCAGAGGCGGCGCTTGCTGAAGATGCAGAGGAAAACGACGAGATCATCGTCACAGGCGTCGCCGATCGCCAACTTCTGCTCGATGCCCGGACGGAGACGGGCAGCCGCCTCGGCCTCAGCGTCCGCGAGACACCGGCGATCGTCGATATCCTCTCCCAGGAATTGATGCAGGAACGAGGGCTGCGCACCAGCGTGGAAGCGCTGAACGCCACTCCCGGCGCGACCTCGGGCGAACTTGCCAGCAGTCCGGGCCAAATGTCGATGCGCGGCTTCACGGCCGGTGCGATCTCCTTGCTTTATGACGGCGTTCGCCAGACCAACTCGGCGCTGATCATTCGCAATCTCGATAGTTGGAGCTTCGACCGGATCGAGGTGCTCAAAGGCCCGGCCGGCGTTCTCTATGGTGAGGGCTCGTTGGCAGGGGCCGTCAATCTCGTTCCCAAGAAGCCCCGATTCGGCGAAACCGCCTACGCCGTGACGGC
This genomic stretch from Sphingobium sp. BYY-5 harbors:
- a CDS encoding substrate-binding domain-containing protein; its protein translation is MDIRTLASHLGLSIGTVSRALNDRKDVSPATRQRVIEAAATLGYTPNQSGRTLRSGRTGTIGFMLTLEHDSAIHGDPFFMALLEGVQSGLSAHDLDLIVLLARKGEDGLTFLRRHVSRGTVDGWLLSATQYDDQRIAFLLDRNIPFVALGRTSTARDYAWIDLDFERVVEEAMALLISAGHRRIGLVAPPATINNSHIVVECYRAALKAAGIEPNPALIHNGATDESDGEATVRELMTLKDRPSALLLMGETAPVGAYRALRDLELQPGCDVAVIGLRDNPACRALSPDLTCFTLDLNELGLALAQGVLATLAGGGENALEPTQKLWSMTLRLGTSHLSA
- the istB gene encoding IS21-like element helper ATPase IstB gives rise to the protein MRHDPASGAIVVMLRSLKMHGMAQAVTDLMEQGSPAFEAAIPILSQLLKAETAEREVRSVAYQLKIARFPVYRDLAGFDFTSSEVNEALVRQLHRCDFIDIADNIVLVGGPGTGKSHVATALGIQAIEHHRKRVRFFSTVELVNALEQEKAQGKAGQIANRLLHSDLVILDELGYLPFSASGGALLFHLLSKLYERTSVIITTNLSFSEWATVFGDAKMTTALLDRLTHHCHILETGNDSFRFKNSSAKQIRTERRKPRVDPPMTPET
- the istA gene encoding IS21 family transposase, with the protein product MALLSVIRRWHFRDHLPIREIARRTGLSRNTIRKYLRSETIDPRFKVPDRPSKLDPFAEHLAAWLRREMGRSRKQKRTIKQFHADLVSLGYEGSYNRVAAFARDWREDYRRQQQIGGRGTFVPLSFAPGEAFQFDWSEDWAIIAGVRTKLQVAHFKLSYSRAFIVRAYLLQTHEMLFDAHNHAFRVLGGVPRRGIYDNMRTAVDKVGRGKKRTVNARFLTMVSHYLFEAEFCNPAAGWEKGQVEKNVQDARHRLWQPTPQAESLDALNLWLEERCKALWEDIPHGIEPGSVANAWADESECLMVAGRPFDGFVEYRKRVSPTCLIHFERNRYSVPASFANRTVSLRVYPDRFQVVAEGQPICTHQRIINRSHDGPGHTVYDWRHYLAVVQRKPGALRNGAPFLELPDAFQRLQRHLLRNPGGDREMVEILALVLHHNEQLVLTAVTMALEAGVPTKTHILNLLYRLVDGKPISTPPVTAPQALKLVSEPMANVERYDDLRKEKRHAS
- a CDS encoding IS3 family transposase (programmed frameshift), giving the protein MSKMGNRFSPEVRDRAVRMVGEHRADYGSEWEAMSSIASKIGCTAETLRRWCRTEAGRRAAPAAQGVDDKARLKLLEREVKELRRANEILRKASAYFCDGGARPPREMMMSFIDVHREDLGIEPICRELAIAPSSYHEHAARLADPAKRSARARRDDDMCEQIRRVHEASFGLYGSRKVWHQLRREGLDVAKCTVERLMRSMRLAGIRRGKKTTTTVSNPKAPCPLDKVNREFRVDRPNALWVVDFTYVHTWAGFVYVAFVIDAYARRIVGWKVSTSATAGFVLDALEQAIHARRPGPDDGLIHHSDRGVQYLAMNYTQRLAEANLVPSVGSVGDSYDNALAETINGLYKAEVIWRQRSWPSASAVEMATLSWVDWYNNHRLFGPLGYIPPAEAEANYYAAIETLDMAA
- a CDS encoding ThuA domain-containing protein, with the protein product MYRVLAIIALLVTAQAAPNPHLPTAIYDTVAPTLPKNLDRAVLIVSKTNGWRHIEHIPHSNAVLADIAKSLGRASYTTENAAIFNDEQLRHFSVVVLNSASGDFLTQEQQSAFARFVARGGGVVALHAAGDNSHTAPWYTKTIIGTKFIGHPGDKDQFQSARVIIDQPRHPIMAGVTLPWTPVDEWYSFDANPEMRGMTALARIDEASYRPGAKLMMGNHPVIWINPAAKGRVFYSALGHSPESYDDPNYHRILANAINWAGRFGP
- a CDS encoding GMC family oxidoreductase, which produces MAATDRFDAIVIGSGVSGGWAAKELTEKGLRVLMVDRGRMVEHGEDYPFDGKSAYDIPARGRMPAALAKRDYFALNGWVSPATQPFFINDRLNPYDYDAPNKFNWVRPSVVGGKSLTWGRWSFRWSPADFEANKREGVGTDWPIRYEDVAPWYSYVENYIGVSGGRENLPYLPDSEFMPPFPMNIAEKWMKERLESEFPGRKLINARLSNITEDKPEQNRSRCQKRAQCDRGCGFGAYFSTQAVTLPAARATGRLTLRSDSWVTNLEYDPARKRVTGVRMVDANTGQEEVVQARMVFLCASAMSSLHVLLNSRPAGSERSYFHSNGALGSAVMDHIFRVGVSGDIPGMSEFVEYGRRPGGVYVPRFRNLEMEDLPFKRGYGYQGGASRQASAPEGFGASMKHGMREYGPWRFSMGAFGECLPYEDNRVMLNHSKTDRFGTPLLRFDVRFRDNEIKMMDDALEQGVLMLRKAGLTNVSGGRGKHVPGEAIHEMGGARMGNDPGTSVLNRWNQAHDAPNLFVTDGAQMASVSCVNPSLTFMAMTARAADHAVNQMKAGVI
- a CDS encoding gluconate 2-dehydrogenase subunit 3 family protein, which produces MFAPLARAVEYQPNPKINTGPPEIVFTPAQRALVAALSERILPTTDTPGAIAAGVPEYIEHMLGDWAVDDDRATIIDGLAAIDARSMADYRTTAVKASAAQQDALLRLAMNGELPGAAPFFQAFRQLVITGYYTSEIGITQERHYLPVPGDYDGAYPYAKVKRIFSS